In a single window of the Dreissena polymorpha isolate Duluth1 chromosome 3, UMN_Dpol_1.0, whole genome shotgun sequence genome:
- the LOC127874339 gene encoding uncharacterized protein LOC127874339 isoform X2 gives MSTPSHDATFQKTLFGVGVQETSRSQDDLLHPRLEVDLQYSGSGPAGTTGSGATFRLDNTAFNQDIIRERILHLEASENAKHAEILRRDIRDAERERKTAQLEVTCENYRSRIVDLEHMLIQRNEALSENQRQMTTLNDALDDTLVELNKARVLQATAEQKRDEYALEIKHMHRESEKWSQEKAQLEARLQDLQLLNARLQDTRSTEAEWRLQLLERHATQAARIGELWALVTNHETLRTRDADDISTQTDVVYNEADVTYNEAGVFTNKTGIIYNETDVIYTELRALIANCETLQMSRYSSAWVPI, from the exons ATGTCTACCCCTTCTCATGACGCCACTTTCCAGAAAACCTTATTCGGAGTAGGCGTACAGGAGACCAGCCGGTCCCAGGATGATTTGTTACATCCTAGACTCGAGGTAGACCTCCAATATAGTGGCAGTGGCCCTGCTGGAACAACCGGAAGTGGCGCCACGTTCCGCCTTGACAATACTGCTTTCAACCAGGACATAATAAGAGAGAGGATATTGCACCTGGAAGCGAGTGAAAACGCAAAACATGCGGAGATTCTTCGCCGCGACATTCGCGATGCGGAACGTGAACGGAAGACAGCGCAGCTTGAAGTCACGTGCGAAAACTATAGGTCGAGGATCGTGGATCTTGAACATATGCTGATTCAGCGAAATGAGGCGCTGAGCGAAAACCAGCGTCAGATGACAACTCTAAACGATGCGTTGGACGATACTCTGGTTGAACTCAATAAG GCAAGGGTTCTACAGGCAACGGCGGAGCAGAAGAGGGACGAGTATGCCCTCGAGATTAAACACATGCACCGCGAGAGCGAAAAGTGGTCCCAGGAAAAGGCGCAGTTGGAAGCCCGCCTCCAGGACCTACAGCTGCTGAATGCGCGTCTTCAAGACACCCGAAGTACGGAGGCTGAATGGAGGCTGCAACTCTTGGAGAGGCACGCTACTCAGGCGGCGAGGATCGGGGAGCTTTGGGCATTGGTCACCAACCACGAGACGTTACGGACGCGCGACGCAGACGATATTTCGACTCAAACAGACGTCGTGTACAATGAAGCAGACGTCACTTACAATGAGGCAGGCGTTTTTACAAACAAGACAGGCATTATTTACAATGAGACAGACGTTATTTACACGGAGCTTCGAGCATTGATCGCCAATTGCGAGACGCTACAGATGAGCAGGTATTCAAGTGCCT GGGTCCCAATTTAA
- the LOC127874339 gene encoding uncharacterized protein LOC127874339 isoform X1 encodes MNPRADGFIRGRICYNKLRRRSHMSTPSHDATFQKTLFGVGVQETSRSQDDLLHPRLEVDLQYSGSGPAGTTGSGATFRLDNTAFNQDIIRERILHLEASENAKHAEILRRDIRDAERERKTAQLEVTCENYRSRIVDLEHMLIQRNEALSENQRQMTTLNDALDDTLVELNKARVLQATAEQKRDEYALEIKHMHRESEKWSQEKAQLEARLQDLQLLNARLQDTRSTEAEWRLQLLERHATQAARIGELWALVTNHETLRTRDADDISTQTDVVYNEADVTYNEAGVFTNKTGIIYNETDVIYTELRALIANCETLQMSRYSSAWVPI; translated from the exons ATGAATCCTCGTGCGGATGGTTTCATTCGTGGGCGGATATGTTATAATAAACTACGACGGC GCTCGCATATGTCTACCCCTTCTCATGACGCCACTTTCCAGAAAACCTTATTCGGAGTAGGCGTACAGGAGACCAGCCGGTCCCAGGATGATTTGTTACATCCTAGACTCGAGGTAGACCTCCAATATAGTGGCAGTGGCCCTGCTGGAACAACCGGAAGTGGCGCCACGTTCCGCCTTGACAATACTGCTTTCAACCAGGACATAATAAGAGAGAGGATATTGCACCTGGAAGCGAGTGAAAACGCAAAACATGCGGAGATTCTTCGCCGCGACATTCGCGATGCGGAACGTGAACGGAAGACAGCGCAGCTTGAAGTCACGTGCGAAAACTATAGGTCGAGGATCGTGGATCTTGAACATATGCTGATTCAGCGAAATGAGGCGCTGAGCGAAAACCAGCGTCAGATGACAACTCTAAACGATGCGTTGGACGATACTCTGGTTGAACTCAATAAG GCAAGGGTTCTACAGGCAACGGCGGAGCAGAAGAGGGACGAGTATGCCCTCGAGATTAAACACATGCACCGCGAGAGCGAAAAGTGGTCCCAGGAAAAGGCGCAGTTGGAAGCCCGCCTCCAGGACCTACAGCTGCTGAATGCGCGTCTTCAAGACACCCGAAGTACGGAGGCTGAATGGAGGCTGCAACTCTTGGAGAGGCACGCTACTCAGGCGGCGAGGATCGGGGAGCTTTGGGCATTGGTCACCAACCACGAGACGTTACGGACGCGCGACGCAGACGATATTTCGACTCAAACAGACGTCGTGTACAATGAAGCAGACGTCACTTACAATGAGGCAGGCGTTTTTACAAACAAGACAGGCATTATTTACAATGAGACAGACGTTATTTACACGGAGCTTCGAGCATTGATCGCCAATTGCGAGACGCTACAGATGAGCAGGTATTCAAGTGCCT GGGTCCCAATTTAA
- the LOC127874340 gene encoding uncharacterized protein LOC127874340 has protein sequence MALLTMNSTIWDIEEAIRHERRTWDKLEESAAKWQTILDELSSDIEHADGSSTEWKIKFECQKDYNRMLMRHLQRMRAEIRMLHKGNDVTLQEPGLKTIGEWRTEIQKLTVEKWSMESLRNMYEKQLDAESMAYHRAHDHLTQLSRDIRLSQALLITNQEAEDAAVLSSIEAVASPRKTGGGGRKPLAKVSPLRPPVKCETPKSYRAMFRQHRDQHLRANEHHLNFSGMSPKSKQCNPTE, from the exons ATGGCATTGTTAACAATGAACAGCACCATATGGGATATCGAAGAAGCCATAAGGCACGAGAGACGCACGTGGGATAAATTGGAAGAGTCGGCTGCGAAGTGGCAGACGATCTTGGATGAACTGTCGTCTGATATCGAACACGCCGATGGGTCGAGCACGGAGTGGAAGATCAA GTTTGAGTGCCAAAAGGATTACAACCGGATGCTGATGAGACATCTACAGCGCATGCGTGCTGAGATACGGATGCTTCATAAAGGAAATGACGTAACGCTTCAAGAACCGGGTCTTAAAACAATCGGGGAATGGCGCACAGAAATACAGAAGCTTACCGTTGAGAAATGGTCAATGGAAA GTCTGCGCAACATGTACGAGAAGCAGCTGGACGCCGAGTCGATGGCGTACCACCGGGCGCACGACCACCTGACGCAACTCTCGAGGGACATCCGGCTCTCTCAGGCGTTGCTTATCACCAACCAGGAGGCCGAGGACGCTGCCGTCCTGTCGTCCATTGAAGCGGTGGCGTCGCCACGTAAGACTGGCGGTGGCGGTAGGAAGCCGCTGGCAAAGGTTTCGCCCCTGAGGCCGCCCGTAAAATGCGAGACACCCAAGAGTTACCGGGCGATGTTCCGGCAGCACCGGGACCAGCATCTGCGCGCGAACGAACATCATCTCAATTTTTCGGGCATGTCGCCCAAATCGAAACAATGCAATCCTACGGAATGA